Proteins encoded within one genomic window of Lysinibacillus louembei:
- a CDS encoding response regulator, translating to MRVILVDDEALSIKRLKSLLVKCEIQPLYIVGEFTNPLEALSNIAELQPDIVFLDIKMPALNGLELAEKIQAIKPEVEIVFITAYDRYAIDAFNVHAIDYMLKPIRKERLHKTMARLQLIYSNRRVSKNNSTLLQLFGGLKVVLANGQVQPMKWRTAKAKEVFIYMLLNQQKTILRDTLLEMFWEGIDMNKAVNQLYTTISTIRQTLKKYNLLDIYISSPTFDAGYQLQLGNVFIDINEWLKQLKALPILSSDTCNQHEQVVNGYKEHLLNDCDYIWIESEREHLKQLWIEHTLQLSRFYTDEGKYESAITVVKKLQNLNPDDESYYFMLMKLYDAIDAPKSVERQYMLLKQMLEEQLAAEPDKEITNWYKQWEVKQYEPKK from the coding sequence TTGAGAGTAATACTTGTAGATGATGAAGCTTTATCTATTAAGCGTTTAAAAAGTTTATTAGTAAAGTGTGAAATACAGCCATTATACATTGTTGGTGAATTTACGAATCCGTTAGAAGCGCTAAGCAATATAGCAGAGTTACAGCCAGATATTGTATTTTTAGATATTAAAATGCCTGCTTTGAATGGTTTAGAGCTTGCAGAAAAAATACAGGCTATTAAGCCAGAGGTTGAGATTGTTTTTATTACAGCATATGACCGTTATGCAATTGATGCCTTTAATGTACATGCGATTGACTATATGCTAAAGCCTATTCGTAAAGAGCGATTACATAAAACAATGGCTAGATTGCAATTAATCTATAGTAATAGAAGGGTTTCTAAAAACAATAGTACATTGCTACAGCTTTTTGGAGGCTTGAAGGTAGTATTGGCAAACGGGCAAGTGCAGCCTATGAAATGGCGTACAGCGAAAGCAAAGGAAGTTTTTATTTATATGCTATTAAACCAGCAAAAAACAATTTTGAGAGACACATTGCTTGAAATGTTCTGGGAAGGGATTGATATGAATAAAGCAGTTAATCAGCTGTATACAACTATATCTACAATTCGTCAAACATTAAAAAAATATAATTTGCTCGATATTTATATTTCCAGCCCAACATTTGATGCAGGTTATCAATTGCAGCTCGGCAATGTATTCATTGACATCAATGAATGGTTGAAACAGCTTAAAGCACTGCCTATTCTTTCAAGTGACACATGTAATCAGCATGAACAAGTAGTAAATGGGTATAAAGAGCATTTATTAAATGATTGTGATTATATTTGGATAGAAAGTGAACGGGAGCACTTAAAACAACTGTGGATTGAGCACACATTACAGTTAAGTAGGTTTTATACAGATGAGGGGAAGTATGAGTCAGCAATTACTGTTGTTAAAAAACTACAAAATTTGAATCCCGATGACGAATCATATTATTTTATGTTAATGAAGCTATATGATGCAATTGATGCTCCAAAATCTGTTGAGCGTCAGTACATGCTGCTAAAGCAAATGCTAGAGGAGCAGCTCGCAGCAGAGCCAGATAAAGAAATAACAAACTGGTACAAACAATGGGAAGTGAAACAATATGAGCCTAAAAAATAA